The Pyrus communis chromosome 12, drPyrComm1.1, whole genome shotgun sequence genomic sequence TGAATAGCAACGACGGTCACTAGTGCATCCTCATTCAGGCATAGACAGAAATCCAAGTATTAGCTAGTAAATGAAGTTTAGCATTCCCTCCTACCTTGTCATAACACTGAAACTCTCCAAGCTCACGAGATCGCCAAGCCCATGTTAACTTCTGGATAGGGCAGGAAGGGTATCTTAATTCACCAGCAGGACCCATCCCAACTTGAATTCCCTGCAAGAGGAGATCGCTTAATTTAACTTTTGAGGATTATACAAATATGACTACAGCCTTGATGTGCTCAACCATTCACTTCGTATTATCTTACTGTTATGACAAGACCAAGAAAAGGTCTAAAAGTGTCTCTGAAGTTCCTCATAAAATCTGCATATGCTTGGACTGGTGAACGTCCCCGCAGAACAGGAAGCATATCACACCCGAGAGAAAGGTATTCCACATTTCTTCTTCCAAATCTGTCAGAATATACTAAATCTGGATCCCTATCAATCTCCTCCAGTACCCACAGAGGAAGAGGAATCCTTCAGTGCACAAAAGGACAAGATTCAGCATCCAAGTAGGTGATAAACAAGCCAACAGAACATTCATGAAAAACGCGGCTAATGGCAGTGGCACAGCTCAAGCTCTTAAAAATCACTCACCTCATAAGTTGTAAATGATATGTAAGAAGCAAATAAAGTTCGgtgaaacagcacaacaaaatgCCAGAGATGGTACATCAGCCAACTGGTCTTAATTGCTACCTTTAAGTCTCGAGCTATATCTCAAAGTTCCACGAACATCAAGCAATCTGTGCCCATGTAAGTAataattcatttgatccaatTACGAGGACACTCAAGACATCTCCGAAGATCTAAAGACTAGAACGAATATCACCCGCGAATTGTTTACAATACTATGGACTTTAGACTTTAATTGGTAAATCTCAATCTTCAAACGATTACAACCAATGAATCTGCCTTAGATCATTTATTATCTCAAATCTTCAAACAATTACAACCAATGAATCCGCTTTAGATCATTTATTATCGCGGAGACACAATCTATAGAGATTAAAAGAAAACCGCTGCGGATTTTCCTGGAACCAATGAATCCTTATAGGGTGACAAACCattcatttcatatttcaaGTTCAAGATTTGCAGTATACCCAATCCTCTAAAAACACAATTGGCCAAAACAAGGAATACAATACAGAATTATACTGTTTAATTGCTGTATTTAAGATTCCAAACAGCAAGCAAATTAATCCCATTAAAAAAACATACATATCCaatacaaataaagaaaacgCAGTAACTAAAGACCAATTAGTCAAATAAATAACACGATTAAATTAAGTTAATTGAAACCTgagaaaacaaatacaaaactaACCAATGAGAGTCCTCCGGCCCAGTGCCGCACTGATGAAACGCCAAGACGGCCCGAACCTTCAACCCGCAGCGTCGAGCCAGAGAGACGATCTCCAAGTAGGCTTCCCAATTGTAAAGCATGGGCTGATCCCTCTCCACCAGGCCCCACCACACCTCCATGACCACGCCTTCCACTCCGGCCGCGGCGAGGGCCTTCAACGACTGAACCATGGCCTTGGGCCTCCGGACCGCGCCCCGTGACCCCACGGAATCCACAGGCAGCGTGACGAACACCGGCGATCCTCTCCGGCGACGCTGCTGAGAGAAGCCGTGGAAGAGCTCGTACTGGAGGTCGCCGTTGTCCGGCGAGACCGAGCCGCCGCCGGCGGAAGATTTGGACGAGTTGAGCCGAGCGGAAAGGGCGAGCCGGCGAGTTAGGGAGTGAGGTTTGGGTCGGTAAGCGGGGGAGAAAATGGAAGGGATGCGAGTGAAGGTGGAGGGAGACTCGGTACGGGTGCGGCAGAAGGAGGCGGAGAAGGTCGGAGGGGATGAAGATGCCATCGCCATTGATGGAGGCTCGGGCCTTCGGGAATCGAAATAATGGTGGTGTGTGGTGGTTTTGTTGGGAGAAATGAATGAGCGAAGGTGAGAGAGTGACGGAAATTGCGTTTGCGGTGCGAACGCGAACGCGAACGCGGGTGTAGGTACTCACTCCCACGTCCCACAGCCACAGGGCGCGAGAGGGGAGAGAGACAAAGATACTACCAAATTATCGCATTTTCGGGGAATATGGGCTTTTGTTATTAGGCCAATTTGTTTCTTATCGGCTATGCCGACATGCCTATAATATCCAAGCCCATTTGTTTCTTATCGGCTATGCCGACATGCGTATAATATCCAAGCACCGATCTAAGTGGAAGTATCCATACGTAAATGTATGAAAATATTTATGAATAGTAGGTCGAAATTAcagaaaattttctttaaaatttatcAAAGGTTTGAAATCTACAATGGGTTTCGACGAATTTTATATGATGAATCAATGAATATTGTCGATATTCAATGTTTTCCTATACCTCGCTAATATAGGGTGAAGTTTTCATTTTAACCCCATTTCCACATCGATCATTGATTTTGTTAGATATTTTGACAGAATTATCGACAATTTTGTAGATATTTTAAGCATTGGTCCAAGTTGATGTTGTAATTTGGTTTTTTGATAACTACCAGCAATTGCAACGTCAAAAAATCACGTGTTATAGTATGAATAGACGATAAATACGGACGGTTTACTGTTTGGGTATCAACGGTGGAGTGCTTATATAAGACTGACTTACCATCAACATGACATTCCAACCACTATATATAATGTCATGTGtaaattttttctaaattacATTACATTATTAAATCAAAACGCCATGACAATAAATCTATTTCATGTAAGTTGCTCTTCAAAAGTTGAGCAAGAAAGTAATTGGCAGTTTGGCATATTCGGGCATTATAAATTCACCAAGTCGCACTTGGAATTATACTTTTATTTGTacctaaatttaaattttcgGCCGAAACGAGTCTCGGTCGCTTTGGCCCAGTGTGATATTTGGACACGACTTTGCATCGTCGGCTTATATGTTCTTGGCCGTTGGATAGAGAAGTTGTTAAAATAATTTCCAATTTTTATTGACAGAAAATATAATGATTTAATCGTTGTAATTATCTATTAATAGCATACTGGAATTATCTTGACATATGCAAGGATACTTGGATAAAGAAATCTGGAAGCATCAAATGGTATAATTTCGTGGGTAAGCTGttagaaattatatattataattaatattataatatttagtttttgtatcaatgaaaaatataatcgTGTGTCAtagttgaattcaaattcatgagttgTATCTGTTCGTTAGAACTTTAGACAACAGTCATATTGTTTCAAAATTGGTGGCTTGAGTTCTATATAAACTCAAGCATCCCACCTGtctaatagaaagaaaaaaaagttaattcttactcttgagaaatagggtttccccaTTTTATTTCTCTCATTCTTTGTTTGTCTTCCGAGTCGTATCTTAAGAGTActgaatatataaagttcgccaAAGTCCAAAGATTGAAGTGTTTTAACTTCGGATTacagattgttgaatcctgagAGACAGAtgcctaccgaactacaagtACAAGAGTATGGACGAAATTCTGTCTTTAGAACATTGCATTTATACAAGtatcaatctccaagtttgtcagtaTTTCTAACTTTCTccctagttgtttatattaatcttgtATACTATTGATGTTGTGATTTTctttatcattattattattgtaattcttgttttcttttcatattttctaatattgcttcAACAATCTAAAGACATAATCTTTATGGAAAAATTAGAAGATATGGAAGTGAGAAATCTAATAATGTACAAAAACTGACATCATAAGATATTGAACAAGTCTAGCCATCATTTGGAAGAAAGAAACACTTCTCTAATATATTTGCAGGTTCCTAAGATCGatgtgcacatatatatatatatatatatatatatatatatatatgtatgtatgctgCTATAAATACATTTGGAGAAAAGGTAGTTATGATTCTATGTAGCTTCTTTTTATTGATCTGGTTTGAGACACACGGTTAGATAAACATATATGATACTCGTTGTGTCAATTTTGTCTACGTTAGATTCAAGATTAAATACTTGAGTTTCAAAATGAGTGAAAATTATCTGGAATTAAACTCTGAAATCATAATTACGTAGTAACGACTTTTCAAATTGAAAAGTTGGTTACTCAATGAAACTGTATGCGATTCTGCTAATATGCTTTGATCAGTTTACAGTTTGTATCTATGGCCAGATAAGGAAACAAATTGAGAACCCATGTATGATTTGAACTGAGTTCGTACGGAAAGGCATGATCATTTCCATTGTAGGGTCATGGATTTGGTTCATTCAAACTATAACAATTCGGTTACTAGTTATGGAGATGATGGTTCTTTCTCAGACTGTAACCTTCGGTAGTTGTGACGGTGCCCTTTGAATAGCATCATTTTGGCTTGTAACAATTCGGTTACTGGTTATGGAGATGATAGTTCTTTCTTAAACTGTAACCTTCGGTAGTTGTGATGGTGCCCTTTGAATAGCATCATTTTGGCTTCGTTATTTGAGTAGATGCACGTATCTTTGGGTGAAAAACCATCATATGATGTTTGTTGCTAAAACAGCAAGGACTTCCACAAATGCTTGACGCAGTGCTTCATGCATATAGTTGTTCTGATGTAACAAGAAGGCAAGcagatgtcacatcccggcccgggatggatcacttcccgggcccgctccaccaccgtagcacgatattgtccgcattgggcttaccattccctcaaggttttgtttttgggaactcacgagcaacttcccagtgggtcacccatcatgggattgctctagcctccttctcacttaacttcggagttcctacggaactcgaagccagtgagctcccaaaatgcctcgtgctaggtagggatgagaatatacatataaggatcactcccctgggcgatgtgggatgtcacaatccaccccccttaggggcccgacgttctcgtcggcacacacgcgaccagggttaggctctgataccaaattgtcatatcccggcccggggcggatcactttgcGGGCCCggtccaccaccgtagcatgatattgtccgctttgggcttaccattccctcacggttttgtttttgggaacttacgagcaacttcccaatgggtcacccatcatgggattgctctagccccattctcgcttaacttcggagttcctacggaacccgaagccagtgagctcccaaaaggcctcgtgctaggtagggatgggaatatacatttaaggatcactccctgggcaatgtgggatgtcataatccaccccccttaggggtccgacgtccttGTCAGCACACAcgcagccagggttaggctctgataccaatttgtcacatcccggcccggggcggatcactttgcGGGCCCggtccaccaccgtagcacgatattgtctgttgttttgggcttaccattccctcactgttttgtttttgggaactcacgagcaacttcccaatgggtcacccatcatgagattgctctagcccccttctcgcttaacttcggagttcctacggaacccgaagccagtgagctcccaaaaggcctcgtgctaagtagggatgggaatatacatttaaggatcactcccctgggcgatgtgggatgtcacaatccaccccccttaggggcccgatgtcctcgtcggcacacacgcggccatggttaggctctgataccaatttgtcacatctcggcccagggcggatcacttcccgggcccggtccaccaccgtagcacgatattgtccgttttgggcttaccattctgttgaccctaaaaattacaaaacctacgtggcgcgcaggccgagtaactaataagctaactacgtccttcggtcgaatgcggggcgtgccaactcgtcggccgagcctggccgaggagtaaaatttgttgatgtagctttgagcgcgttgctgacttctttaacttgcgattgcgaccgaggaaggaacactctcggtctctgggttctacagcctgaagacaaggctgctaattctgcggagttcacaaatcgtccgagcctgATTCGGttactgtgattatattcgtgagagtataagcacgtcgaatcgagaccaaggtgtatgggcacaggtactcgaacgtgatatatgtcttgatggtaaacgtagttcggccgtcggaatgccgaaccctgaaactcacctgtgagtatccaatcataaaaccactcggcgaccagtacgccgagcaatgtaattcgtaacacctaactatgccgagaaagcttagtaaggtgacctctgccaacaaaggttcgaaaaccttcctcgaccgagacttggatagataatcggtcgacctcgacgcagtgctgtttatccaaactgaagaggcttcttggtcggctgattctgcggcagcagtgctgtttatccaaactgaaggtgctcgccggttgcttccacagtgctgtttatccaaactgaaggtgtgtcggcaggaaaaagaaaaggaaaaaaatctcaagatgattgagaggttttgcgcagggcaattgtatgctgagttgaaggtcctttccgtttgcatgatttcttgtatttatagtgccccattccttgaatccgactccgatttggattgggagtccttatCCCACttcgcctcttcctcgaacaaacctactcccactgggattctgaattttccttcttttcgggacttcattccttgctggtcgagaatcctagttgtaccaggacttcctcgacatttctatttatctggactttttaggatttggctgaccctgccagctggcccgggccttattattcggcccatattatttgtcatcaccttgggccgagcgcatcctgctgctcggcccagcaataatattttaggcccaaacattgccccctcgcttctgaggtcgccgaccgttaactcttggtcgggcctcgaccttgaagaagcgaaaacgtttattgttttttggattttacttccttaatgaccgttattcctgcgcatttatgagacatgattgcactttcctcgttgcccccaacgcgtggccacgtgtcgattctccgctgctcttaaaactttcaatcgtgAGCCTCGAAACCGTGCCCTAACTGGAACGTCTTATCCTCATTAATGCTTTGAAACTGGCGCCGCACGCgatcgtgcgtcctggattttcgactcctcgatcccctcttcgcaggttcccaacatatccgaaatgattggaaTCTTTCCGGGTTAAGTTTCCCCCAAAATTAAACCAGTGCTTTTTTAATTCCAGCGCCTTCCGAATTTcagacgtttgatattcattctgaaaagcctataaatacccacttTTCCACCATTCGCATCTTACGCTTTCAGAAACTCCAAAATCCCAATTCTCTCAGACCTGTTCAAGCCAAAACCCTTCCCGTTCTTCCTTCTGCGATTTCTTCACCAGTTTTCCAAACTATCTCCTATCACCtttccaaatggcctcctttatctcGAAGCTCTCTGACGAGATCAACAAATGCAAAGATTTCATTGATCGGAATGCGATCAAAACACTACGCTTTGAGAATGACATGGCTACCTCTCATCAGATTCTGGGCCCCCTCTTCAGGGATGCAGTGCCGTCGTGTATCACCAATCTTCTC encodes the following:
- the LOC137710829 gene encoding beta-amylase 1, chloroplastic-like, whose amino-acid sequence is MAMASSSPPTFSASFCRTRTESPSTFTRIPSIFSPAYRPKPHSLTRRLALSARLNSSKSSAGGGSVSPDNGDLQYELFHGFSQQRRRRGSPVFVTLPVDSVGSRGAVRRPKAMVQSLKALAAAGVEGVVMEVWWGLVERDQPMLYNWEAYLEIVSLARRCGLKVRAVLAFHQCGTGPEDSHWIPLPLWVLEEIDRDPDLVYSDRFGRRNVEYLSLGCDMLPVLRGRSPVQAYADFMRNFRDTFRPFLGLVITGIQVGMGPAGELRYPSCPIQKLTWAWRSRELGEFQCYDKYMLASLNACAREIGIPEWGNGGPIGAANLMQDPELTEFFRSDDGSWNTSYGTFFLEWYSGMLLLHGERICREAETIFRGTEASTSVKLAGMHWHYRTKSHPSELTAGYYNTSTRDGYLPIVRMLAKYGFTLCCSCFELQDVEERKMNAVSSPESLLRQLLSAARVCDIPLEGETSAARLDNQSLQQVVRMSKYYSSGLEKPSFSFNFVRMDKNMFEFHNWVHFTRFVRQMSDANAFRAKLEVDAMPDTRRSPTSLSDVAKFGMASAYC